The following coding sequences lie in one bacterium genomic window:
- a CDS encoding type IIA DNA topoisomerase subunit B: MAVSKKGQKNHAGAPNNSGGADFDLGGNPEADTAQDAAPSADVEVVEGDYGADQIQVLKGLAGVRHRPAMYIGSTGEAGLHHLVYEIVDNAIDEVMAGHAKNITVEILTDRGIRVTDDGRGIPVDVMESEGKSALEVILTTLHAGGKFGGGAYKVSGGLHGVGASVVNALSQKYITEVHRDGVITRIVCERGEVTEPVKVSGKTRKRGTVVTFWPDPDVFETTDFKFPILEERLRELAFLNAGLKIDLIDHRDGEKASFKAVGGLGEFVKWLNRNRETMHKPVMFEHKINSTRIEVSLQFTTGYNERILGFANNIFTKDGGTHIVGFKTALTRVVNNYAKKNDLYKANEEVPSGDDVREGVTAVVSVWLEHPQFEGQTKSQLGNTDVQGMVEVAVGEHLSAYFDENPPIAKKIVAKAQASCRARLAAKRARDIARKKAGFDSSLPGKLADCAERDNHRTELFIVEGDSAAGPAKNGRDRNFQAILPIRGKILNVEKAGDAKMLNNALIRDLITAIGTNIGQNFDLENRRYDKTIILTDADVDGSHIQILLLTFFFNHMRELIEAGHVFIAKNPLYCVKKGQKRFYVMNDAELKELLKEIGEKGAEITRFKGLGEMNADQLWETTMNPESRTLLKVTIDDAAHAETVFTNLMGNEVAPRKKFITDYAREVKNLDI, from the coding sequence ATGGCTGTGTCGAAGAAAGGTCAGAAAAACCATGCCGGCGCCCCGAACAATTCGGGCGGCGCCGACTTTGATTTGGGCGGCAACCCGGAGGCCGATACAGCGCAGGATGCGGCACCTTCGGCCGATGTCGAAGTTGTGGAAGGAGACTACGGAGCCGATCAGATCCAGGTTCTCAAGGGTTTGGCGGGAGTGCGCCACAGGCCGGCGATGTACATCGGCTCCACCGGCGAGGCCGGCCTTCACCATCTCGTATACGAAATCGTGGACAACGCCATTGACGAGGTTATGGCGGGCCATGCCAAGAATATCACGGTCGAGATACTCACAGACCGCGGAATCCGGGTTACCGACGACGGCCGCGGCATTCCCGTTGACGTTATGGAGAGCGAGGGCAAAAGCGCTCTCGAAGTAATCCTTACCACGCTTCACGCGGGCGGAAAGTTCGGCGGCGGCGCCTATAAAGTATCGGGCGGGCTGCACGGAGTCGGCGCCAGCGTCGTAAACGCGCTGTCCCAAAAATATATAACCGAAGTACATCGCGACGGAGTTATTACGCGCATCGTTTGCGAACGCGGCGAGGTTACGGAGCCTGTCAAGGTCAGCGGCAAAACAAGAAAGCGCGGCACCGTTGTCACGTTTTGGCCGGATCCGGATGTTTTCGAGACTACGGATTTCAAATTCCCCATTCTTGAAGAGCGGCTTAGGGAGCTTGCTTTTTTGAATGCCGGCCTGAAAATCGATTTGATCGATCACCGCGACGGCGAGAAAGCGTCTTTCAAGGCGGTTGGAGGTCTGGGCGAATTCGTCAAGTGGCTCAACCGCAACCGGGAAACGATGCACAAACCGGTGATGTTCGAGCACAAGATAAATTCGACCCGCATCGAAGTGTCGCTGCAATTCACTACGGGTTACAACGAGCGCATTTTGGGCTTCGCCAACAATATTTTTACCAAGGACGGCGGTACGCACATCGTCGGCTTCAAAACCGCGCTCACGCGCGTAGTGAACAACTACGCCAAGAAAAACGACCTCTACAAAGCGAACGAAGAAGTGCCGTCCGGCGACGACGTGCGAGAGGGCGTGACGGCGGTTGTCAGCGTCTGGCTGGAGCATCCGCAGTTCGAGGGCCAAACGAAATCACAGCTCGGCAACACGGACGTTCAGGGCATGGTGGAAGTGGCGGTGGGTGAGCACCTTTCCGCTTATTTCGACGAAAATCCGCCAATCGCAAAAAAAATCGTAGCCAAGGCGCAGGCTTCCTGCCGCGCGCGGCTTGCGGCGAAGCGGGCGCGCGACATCGCACGCAAGAAAGCCGGATTCGACAGCTCGCTTCCCGGCAAACTGGCCGACTGCGCGGAGCGCGACAACCATCGCACGGAGCTTTTCATCGTGGAGGGAGACAGCGCGGCAGGCCCCGCCAAGAATGGACGCGACCGCAACTTCCAGGCGATTCTGCCGATCCGCGGCAAGATTTTGAACGTGGAAAAGGCGGGCGACGCGAAGATGCTCAACAACGCGCTGATCCGCGATCTCATCACCGCGATCGGAACGAATATCGGCCAGAACTTCGACCTCGAAAACCGCAGGTACGACAAGACGATCATACTCACCGACGCGGACGTGGACGGCAGCCATATCCAAATTCTGCTGCTCACGTTTTTCTTCAATCATATGCGGGAACTCATCGAGGCGGGACATGTTTTCATCGCGAAGAATCCGCTGTATTGCGTAAAAAAAGGGCAGAAGCGCTTCTACGTTATGAACGACGCCGAATTGAAAGAACTTCTCAAGGAAATCGGCGAAAAGGGCGCGGAAATCACCAGATTCAAAGGTCTGGGCGAAATGAATGCCGACCAGCTTTGGGAGACGACAATGAATCCGGAGTCGAGAACGCTGCTCAAGGTGACGATCGACGATGCCGCTCATGCGGAAACCGTATTCACCAACCTGATGGGCAACGAAGTCGCGCCGCGAAAGAAGTTCATCACCGACTACGCCCGCGAAGTGAAAAATTTGGACATTTAG